The sequence TTATTAAATTTCCCATCGGGTCGTAAACAGACGAGTAACCGTTGTATTTATAAAAAGGATCATTGCCGGTACGGTTAACTCCGATTACAAAAGATTGGTTTTCAATAGCCCGGGCTCTCAAAAGAACGCGCCAGTGTTCTATTCTGTCTACGGGCCAATTTGCTATATCAATCAGGATTTCGGAGCCTGCTTTTCTTAACAATCTGTATAATTCGGGAAATCGCAAATCGTAGCAAATACTTAAGCCTGCTTTTATCCCTCCGACTTTTGTTACAACGGGCTCTTTTCCGTTTGTATAAAAATTATTTTCTTTGGCGTGACTGAAAAGATGAATTTTTCTGTAAACGGCGGCGATTAATCCTTTGCTGAAGTGTATCGACGAATTGTAATAAGTTGTTCCTTCTTTCTCAATTATTCCGCAGATTACGTCTGACTTCAATCTGTTCGATAAATCCATAAAATATTTAAAAGAATGTCCGTCTATTTCTTCGCCGAACTCTTTCTGTTTCATTGTAAATCCGGTTAAGGTCATCTCGGGAAATATAATTAGGTCTGCATGAGTCTTTACGGTTGAAATAAGACTTTCGATTTTATCGATGTTTCTGTCGACATTTTCCCATTCGGGCGAATACTGAACCAGAGCCGCTTTCATAGATTTTTCCTCCGGGTAAAAAAAATCCCTTTTTTGTCTATTAATTTATAATTTTGTCAAAAAAGAAATCAAATAAAAGAATAAAACCGTATGCTTAATTACATCTGGCTGGCTCTCCTTTCAATCGGAATTGCTTCGGCTGTTATCTATGACTTATCGGATTATCGCGAAAACAAATATATGAATCGCATAGAATTACCCGCTTATTTTGTCCGCAGCGGGGAAAGCGAAGGCAAAGGCGAGTTGATAATTCCGAAAGACACATATTCGAAATTTTACCGCGCTGAAATTGAAAAAGACATAAAAAATAAAATCGACTATAAACCTGCGAAGGGAAAAAACAATTACAACATTAAAATTACAATCGACGAGGACGATCCGGAACTATGGAAAGAAATAGCCGCCGCCAACGGGGATAAAATTGACATTACCGGAAAACTTGTTTTTAATAATGTCAAAGTGTCCGACACAGCCGAAGTTTATATTCGGCTTGAAGAAGTAAGTTTCTTAAAACTAAAGAACGTTACAAACGCGGCAATCGATTACGCTTCGACCGCGGTTAATATTTCTTTGGGATTG comes from Melioribacter roseus P3M-2 and encodes:
- a CDS encoding nitrilase-related carbon-nitrogen hydrolase encodes the protein MKAALVQYSPEWENVDRNIDKIESLISTVKTHADLIIFPEMTLTGFTMKQKEFGEEIDGHSFKYFMDLSNRLKSDVICGIIEKEGTTYYNSSIHFSKGLIAAVYRKIHLFSHAKENNFYTNGKEPVVTKVGGIKAGLSICYDLRFPELYRLLRKAGSEILIDIANWPVDRIEHWRVLLRARAIENQSFVIGVNRTGNDPFYKYNGYSSVYDPMGNLITEAKDEEKVLIADLDIDDVRKTRDTFKFGEDICLI